One segment of Haloplanus natans DSM 17983 DNA contains the following:
- a CDS encoding ABC transporter ATP-binding protein, with translation MTDAYLRATDVSRTFGDVTALADVSVEIPGGSVVALIGPNGSGKTTLLRILSGLLSPTDGDVTYEGPSATRPLGYLPQAPTFRPGYTTAETATFYARLVDDDPTELLERVGLGAVPDRRVEALSGGMTRLLGIAQALAGDPPVLSLDEPASGLDPVMSRRVFDIVETLADDGHAVVVTSHDLPLVERAADRVVVLDRGSVVASDTPGALRERTGGPLHETFTNLVDVGDAVSVRTEATR, from the coding sequence GTGACGGACGCGTATCTGCGCGCGACCGACGTGAGCCGTACCTTCGGCGACGTGACCGCGCTCGCGGACGTGTCCGTCGAGATACCGGGCGGGAGCGTCGTGGCGCTGATCGGTCCGAACGGGTCGGGCAAGACCACACTCCTGCGCATCCTGTCCGGGCTCCTGTCGCCGACGGACGGCGACGTGACGTACGAGGGGCCGTCGGCGACCCGGCCGCTCGGCTACCTCCCCCAGGCGCCGACGTTCCGGCCCGGATATACGACGGCCGAGACGGCGACGTTCTACGCGCGCCTCGTCGACGACGACCCGACCGAACTGCTCGAACGGGTGGGGCTCGGGGCGGTCCCGGACCGCCGCGTCGAGGCGCTCTCGGGCGGGATGACGCGCCTGCTCGGCATCGCCCAGGCGCTCGCCGGCGATCCGCCGGTGCTCTCGCTCGACGAACCCGCGAGCGGACTCGATCCGGTGATGAGTCGGCGGGTGTTCGACATCGTCGAGACGCTGGCCGACGACGGACACGCCGTCGTCGTCACGTCCCACGACCTGCCGCTGGTCGAGCGGGCGGCCGACCGGGTCGTCGTTCTCGACCGTGGCTCGGTCGTCGCGAGCGACACGCCGGGGGCGCTGCGAGAGCGGACGGGGGGACCGCTCCACGAGACGTTCACGAACCTCGTCGACGTCGGCGATGCCGTCTCGGTTCGCACGGAGGCGACGCGATGA
- a CDS encoding ABC transporter permease subunit codes for MTGRVGAFWAVFAREIRGAIRNRTYLLLAAALTLVVFGLARAGNGPSAGYIPTVVDVLLVVEVLVPAVAFAVGYRSITDDAIRGTLDVLATYPLPPWAYVLGVYAGRAVALLSVVLVPLLFLGAVVAASAAPATTVFASHRGVDSPLLFVRFLALTAAFALTTLAMAVAVSALADSRRRAILLALVGLLVVVVGADVTILRILSGGLVDADLGTLLGVSPASAYRGLVFETVLYVAFSERSGFVSPPAAVAGLLGWSVGSLLVATLSVRGRQATVGLLEWLRA; via the coding sequence ATGACGGGACGGGTCGGCGCGTTCTGGGCCGTCTTCGCCCGCGAAATCCGTGGCGCGATCCGGAACCGGACGTATCTCCTTCTGGCGGCCGCGCTGACGCTCGTCGTCTTCGGCCTCGCCCGGGCGGGGAACGGCCCTTCGGCGGGCTACATCCCGACGGTGGTGGACGTGTTGCTCGTCGTCGAAGTGCTGGTGCCCGCCGTCGCATTCGCCGTCGGCTACCGATCGATCACGGACGACGCGATCCGCGGGACGCTCGACGTACTAGCCACCTACCCCCTCCCGCCGTGGGCGTACGTACTCGGCGTCTACGCCGGCCGCGCCGTTGCGCTCCTCTCGGTCGTACTGGTACCGCTCCTGTTCCTCGGCGCCGTCGTCGCGGCGAGTGCGGCCCCCGCCACGACGGTCTTTGCCAGTCACCGCGGCGTCGACTCGCCGCTCCTTTTTGTCCGCTTTCTGGCGCTCACGGCGGCGTTCGCGCTCACGACGCTCGCGATGGCCGTCGCCGTCTCCGCGCTCGCCGACTCCCGTCGACGGGCCATCCTCCTGGCGCTCGTTGGCCTGCTAGTGGTGGTCGTCGGCGCCGACGTGACCATCCTGCGGATACTCTCGGGCGGCCTCGTCGACGCCGACCTCGGCACGCTCCTCGGCGTCTCGCCCGCGAGCGCCTACCGCGGGCTGGTGTTCGAGACGGTGCTCTACGTCGCGTTCTCGGAGCGTTCCGGCTTCGTCTCGCCGCCGGCCGCCGTGGCCGGACTCCTCGGCTGGAGCGTCGGCTCCCTGCTCGTCGCGACGCTTTCGGTGCGAGGGCGCCAGGCAACCGTCGGCCTTCTGGAGTGGCTCCGCGCCTGA
- a CDS encoding M20/M25/M40 family metallo-hydrolase encodes MSGTDTNIDAANCPRVLAYAEESAASLRDRVASTTIDLVEFRTTEDRPAEIEAALSYVVDFFADTAVDIDRFRHEGVPSLVVSLDGSQSPDGAFHGHLDVVPAVDSLFTTRYIDEGELSGRGTADMKGGLAAMMQVVRVPLRVAAVARPVRRHGRGARGSPRRPLPPRRGELRHRVLYHGRAKQPRRGLHQPVPSRYAIASSSLIWSKRS; translated from the coding sequence GTGAGCGGAACGGATACAAATATCGACGCCGCGAACTGTCCACGGGTGCTCGCGTACGCCGAGGAGTCGGCGGCGTCGCTCCGGGATCGGGTGGCGTCGACGACAATCGACCTCGTGGAGTTCCGAACGACCGAGGACCGACCGGCGGAAATCGAGGCCGCGCTGTCGTACGTCGTCGACTTCTTCGCCGACACGGCGGTCGACATCGACCGATTTCGCCACGAGGGCGTCCCGTCGCTCGTCGTCTCGCTCGACGGGTCACAGTCGCCGGACGGTGCCTTCCACGGCCATCTCGATGTCGTCCCCGCCGTCGACTCCCTGTTCACCACGCGGTACATCGACGAGGGCGAACTCTCGGGCCGCGGGACGGCCGACATGAAAGGCGGCCTCGCGGCCATGATGCAGGTCGTGCGTGTCCCGCTGCGAGTCGCCGCCGTCGCTCGCCCTGTTCGTCGTCACGGACGAGGAGCGAGGGGGTCACCACGGCGCCCGCTACCTCCTCGACGAGGTGAGTTACGACACCGCGTTCTGTATCACGGGCGAGCCAAACAACCTCGACGGGGACTGCATCAGCCCGTCCCGTCCAGATACGCCATCGCCTCCTCGTCGCTCATCTGGTCGAAGCGGTCGTAG
- a CDS encoding winged helix-turn-helix transcriptional regulator gives MTDVRRRIREHVRTNPGVHFNALARNLDIATGQAQYHLRRLGRNDEVVAERIRGRTHYFDPEYDAWERRLLALYRRETARELLTLLLDEGRLPAATLADRLDLARSTVSWHLDSLSEAGVVETHRGARGRVEVTLARPEETERFLREVSPSLADRLVDRFVTLVDGAGYGAADADD, from the coding sequence ATGACCGACGTTCGTCGACGGATACGCGAGCACGTCCGAACCAACCCGGGCGTCCATTTCAACGCCCTCGCGCGCAACCTCGACATCGCGACCGGACAGGCGCAGTATCATCTCCGGCGCCTCGGCCGAAACGACGAAGTCGTCGCCGAGCGGATTCGGGGGCGGACCCACTACTTCGACCCCGAGTACGACGCCTGGGAGCGCCGGTTGCTCGCGCTCTACCGGCGGGAGACGGCCCGGGAACTGCTGACGCTCCTCCTCGACGAGGGGCGGCTCCCGGCCGCGACGCTCGCCGACCGACTCGACCTCGCCCGGAGCACCGTCTCCTGGCATCTCGACTCGCTCTCCGAGGCGGGCGTCGTCGAGACACACCGCGGCGCCCGTGGACGGGTCGAGGTGACGCTCGCCCGTCCCGAGGAGACCGAACGGTTCCTCCGCGAGGTGTCGCCCTCCCTCGCCGATCGGCTCGTCGATCGGTTCGTCACTCTCGTCGACGGCGCGGGCTACGGCGCCGCCGACGCCGACGACTGA
- a CDS encoding nitrous oxide reductase accessory protein NosL, producing MGGDAFGGPSRRRFLVGTAAAVGLAGCLGSTDRPAPISLTESLGCDQCGMIIDQHPGPSGQTYYRDNSPEGHDPPARFCSTVCTFRHRFATEPRGWRPQVTYLTDYATVDYEVRGEGGARVISAHLAAEEFAATEDLQVVVGSDVEGAMGPAIVPFSDGDLAAEFASEYGGDIIAAEDVSQELVAQS from the coding sequence ATGGGTGGAGACGCGTTCGGCGGTCCCTCGCGCCGTCGATTCCTCGTCGGAACGGCCGCGGCCGTCGGCCTCGCCGGCTGTCTGGGGTCGACGGACCGACCGGCTCCCATCTCGCTCACCGAGTCGCTGGGTTGCGATCAGTGTGGGATGATCATCGACCAGCATCCGGGGCCGTCCGGACAGACCTACTACCGCGACAACAGTCCGGAGGGACACGACCCGCCCGCCCGCTTCTGTAGCACGGTGTGTACCTTCCGCCACCGGTTCGCGACGGAACCCCGGGGCTGGCGCCCGCAGGTGACGTATCTCACCGACTACGCCACCGTCGACTACGAGGTTCGAGGGGAAGGGGGCGCGCGGGTCATCTCGGCGCATCTGGCCGCCGAGGAGTTCGCCGCCACCGAGGACCTGCAGGTGGTGGTCGGCTCGGATGTCGAGGGTGCGATGGGGCCGGCCATCGTCCCCTTCAGCGACGGCGACCTGGCCGCGGAGTTCGCGTCGGAGTACGGCGGCGACATCATCGCCGCGGAAGACGTCTCGCAGGAACTCGTCGCCCAGAGCTGA
- a CDS encoding PfkB family carbohydrate kinase, whose protein sequence is MGRVVSLGSINVDHVRRVTDAELAALEERYDWFPPRGHTARVETLPDDFAPDAEEVHHGGKGANQAVAAASAGATTAMLGKVGADHDRFGARSALTDAGVDADRVGVADEPTGSAYIFVEPSGDNRIVVDPGANAAVDDAYVRAQADAVRDTDCLLLQNEIPVDPVAGLLADIADDPERPTVILDPAPPAGAEPLLGREAVDYLTPNEHEYAALGDALEEFAGVVVRKQGGDPLIVETAAEQFSVTPPAVDPVDTTGAGDVLNGFLAARLAAGASLREAVETAVVAGSLSTRTAGARRGIPTLDDVRAFRAAE, encoded by the coding sequence ATGGGCCGAGTCGTCAGTCTGGGGAGCATCAACGTCGACCACGTCCGGCGGGTGACCGACGCCGAACTCGCCGCCCTGGAGGAACGCTACGACTGGTTCCCGCCGCGCGGACACACGGCCCGCGTCGAGACGTTGCCGGACGATTTCGCGCCCGACGCCGAGGAGGTCCACCACGGCGGCAAGGGGGCGAACCAGGCCGTCGCGGCCGCCAGCGCCGGGGCCACGACGGCGATGCTCGGCAAGGTCGGGGCGGATCACGACCGGTTCGGCGCCCGCTCGGCGCTCACCGACGCCGGCGTCGACGCCGACCGGGTCGGGGTCGCCGACGAACCCACCGGCTCGGCGTACATCTTCGTCGAGCCGAGCGGCGACAACCGGATCGTCGTCGACCCCGGCGCCAACGCGGCCGTCGACGACGCGTACGTCCGGGCGCAGGCCGACGCCGTCCGCGACACGGACTGTCTCCTCCTGCAAAACGAGATTCCGGTCGACCCGGTCGCGGGACTGCTCGCCGACATCGCCGACGACCCCGAGCGGCCGACGGTGATCCTCGATCCCGCGCCGCCCGCAGGCGCCGAACCGTTGCTCGGCCGCGAGGCCGTCGACTACCTCACGCCGAACGAACACGAGTATGCGGCGCTCGGGGACGCTCTCGAGGAGTTCGCCGGCGTCGTCGTTCGCAAGCAGGGCGGCGATCCCCTGATCGTGGAGACGGCGGCCGAGCAGTTCTCGGTGACGCCGCCGGCCGTCGACCCCGTCGACACGACCGGCGCCGGCGACGTGTTGAACGGCTTCCTGGCGGCGCGACTCGCCGCCGGCGCGTCGCTCCGGGAGGCCGTCGAGACGGCGGTCGTCGCCGGATCGCTGTCGACGCGGACGGCGGGCGCCCGTCGCGGGATTCCGACCCTCGACGACGTGCGGGCGTTCCGGGCCGCGGAGTGA
- a CDS encoding universal stress protein yields MSILAAVDDAESSLVVQRGYELAQAFDEDLVVLHVMPETETTEEAKSVAENAIRLSLDDPENVSAAGALGDPAPRILHESESRNTSYIVLGPHKQTPIGKALMGSVSQLVLLNADCTVAFVAEE; encoded by the coding sequence ATGTCAATCCTGGCCGCCGTGGACGACGCGGAGAGTTCCCTCGTGGTACAGCGTGGCTACGAGCTCGCGCAGGCGTTCGACGAGGATCTCGTGGTGCTGCACGTCATGCCCGAGACGGAGACGACAGAGGAGGCCAAGTCGGTGGCGGAGAACGCCATCCGACTGTCGCTCGACGACCCCGAGAACGTCAGTGCGGCGGGTGCGCTCGGCGACCCGGCACCGCGTATCCTCCACGAGTCGGAGAGTCGTAACACGAGTTACATCGTCCTCGGACCGCACAAACAGACGCCCATCGGGAAGGCCCTGATGGGAAGCGTCTCGCAGCTCGTCCTGTTGAACGCCGACTGCACCGTCGCGTTCGTCGCCGAGGAGTAG
- the cydB gene encoding cytochrome d ubiquinol oxidase subunit II — MTSVETLSSGPLFGLPLPDLWFGLLFVIFATFLFLDGFDFGVGVLFATREDAAEREQFLAAIGPFWDGNEVWLVVFGGALFAAFPPVYANLFSRHYLLMFAILGALLLRGLAPEMYEQRHDERWQRWWGRAFVAGSLATPFFLGLFTANWLLGSTALVTLPGVLVGLTVVTLTVVDGVAFLRLKTRGDLRADLQADGYRALAAYLVLVVATLLGVYLLEPGLRGRLRSPLVLGLVGLTLVFAAGYALATRRDRYYLAFVAAAGLVFTLVAVVASLLYPSVDPATGLTVEAAVVPTLSLNLMSIGAALLLPLVFVYFVVLYSAFSGPIEAGESY, encoded by the coding sequence ATGACTAGCGTCGAAACGCTGTCGAGCGGGCCGCTGTTCGGCCTCCCGCTTCCGGACCTCTGGTTCGGTCTCCTATTTGTCATCTTTGCGACCTTTCTCTTTCTCGACGGCTTTGATTTCGGCGTCGGCGTCCTCTTTGCCACCCGCGAGGACGCGGCCGAACGGGAGCAGTTCCTCGCCGCCATCGGCCCGTTCTGGGACGGCAACGAGGTGTGGCTGGTCGTCTTCGGTGGCGCCCTCTTCGCCGCCTTCCCACCCGTCTACGCCAACCTGTTCAGCCGCCACTACCTGCTGATGTTCGCCATCCTCGGGGCGCTCCTGCTCCGTGGACTCGCACCCGAGATGTACGAACAGCGCCACGACGAGCGGTGGCAGCGCTGGTGGGGTCGGGCGTTCGTCGCCGGCAGCCTCGCCACCCCGTTTTTCCTCGGGCTGTTCACGGCGAACTGGCTGCTCGGCTCGACGGCGCTCGTCACGCTCCCGGGCGTCCTCGTCGGCCTGACCGTCGTCACGTTGACCGTCGTCGACGGCGTTGCTTTCCTGCGCTTGAAGACCCGCGGCGACCTGCGCGCCGATCTGCAGGCCGACGGCTACCGCGCCCTCGCGGCCTACCTCGTGTTGGTCGTCGCGACACTCCTCGGCGTCTACCTCCTCGAACCGGGTCTCCGGGGACGGCTGCGCTCGCCGCTCGTCCTCGGCCTCGTGGGCCTGACGCTCGTTTTCGCCGCCGGGTACGCGCTGGCGACGCGACGGGATCGGTACTACCTCGCGTTCGTCGCCGCCGCGGGCCTCGTGTTCACCCTCGTCGCCGTCGTCGCGTCGCTTCTCTACCCGTCGGTCGACCCCGCGACGGGGCTGACCGTCGAGGCGGCCGTCGTGCCGACGCTCTCGCTCAACCTCATGTCCATCGGCGCCGCGCTCCTCTTGCCGCTGGTGTTCGTCTACTTCGTCGTCCTCTACTCCGCGTTCAGCGGCCCGATCGAAGCGGGGGAGTCGTACTGA
- a CDS encoding phosphoribosyltransferase, whose protein sequence is MPTGARFADRTDAGQRLAAELVDRGVDADLVLAIPRGGLPLGRVVADALDAPLDIVVASKIGAPGNPEYAIGAVASDGSVWLDDEAIASLGVSDDYVSRERDHEIRAAREKASRYRGDREAPAVAGKTVVVVDDGVATGSTATAALRLVREGGAERVVLAVPVGPPETVSELDAVADTVVVPLTPTTFGAVGAFYDRFDQMSDEEAMAYLDGTG, encoded by the coding sequence ATGCCAACTGGAGCGCGCTTCGCGGATCGAACCGATGCGGGCCAGCGTCTGGCGGCCGAACTCGTCGACCGCGGCGTCGACGCGGACCTCGTGTTGGCGATCCCGCGCGGCGGCCTCCCGCTCGGTCGGGTGGTGGCGGACGCGCTCGACGCGCCGCTCGACATCGTGGTCGCGTCGAAGATCGGTGCCCCCGGCAACCCGGAGTACGCCATCGGCGCCGTCGCGAGCGACGGGAGCGTCTGGCTCGACGACGAGGCGATCGCCTCGCTCGGCGTGAGCGACGACTACGTGAGTCGGGAGCGCGACCACGAGATCCGGGCAGCCCGGGAGAAGGCGTCGCGCTACCGTGGCGACCGCGAGGCGCCGGCGGTGGCTGGAAAGACGGTCGTCGTCGTCGACGACGGCGTCGCCACGGGATCGACCGCCACCGCCGCGCTCCGACTCGTCCGCGAGGGTGGCGCCGAGCGGGTCGTCCTCGCGGTGCCCGTCGGCCCGCCGGAGACGGTGTCGGAACTCGACGCCGTCGCCGACACGGTGGTCGTCCCGCTGACGCCGACTACGTTCGGCGCCGTCGGCGCCTTCTACGACCGCTTCGACCAGATGAGCGACGAGGAGGCGATGGCGTATCTGGACGGGACGGGCTGA